A window from Mangifera indica cultivar Alphonso chromosome 2, CATAS_Mindica_2.1, whole genome shotgun sequence encodes these proteins:
- the LOC123204793 gene encoding ribosomal RNA small subunit methyltransferase H-like isoform X2 produces the protein MRGVKMMATSTQLEATARGAAYALLPSFLCSKFHSFDLKSVQVVKFHGKMLSKPSGSQTMLNSCTLQTNKYRNFKFKPAGGGGSFHGFSSFTTFHATNDKKKSKKREKKMAKATIGSSAKVGLAKEKRRTRSNKEYEYDSIIQESDASHIPVMLGEVLEVFSSLRSISSFVDCTLGAAGHSSAIIRAHPELKLFIGMDVDPLAHEKARAHINSLLDAHSDLKAHIFLKNFRHIKSVLSEVDVNLANSGVDGILMDLGMSSMQVNNPKRGFSVLGNGPLDMRMDPQASLKAEDILNSWPDTELGQILQEYGEESNWRVLLKKIVQARNHGGLHSTGELVDLIRSVTPVTKGGRQGWIKTATRVFQALRIAVNNELKTLENSLYASFDCLAPGGRLAVISFHSLEDRIVKQTFLNIIDRNKEDGKQGNEDERRGDLKQIRNDSQVNELWIKQMIEGWNGTILTKRPITPSEAEERLNRRSRSAKLRVIQKA, from the exons ATGAGAGGAGTGAAAATGATGGCGACTAGTACCCAGTTGGAAGCAACTGCAAGAGGAGCAGCTTACGCTTTGTTGCCGTCTTTTTTATGCTCCAAGTTTCACTCTTTCGATTT GAAGAGTGTTCAGGTGGTTAAGTTTCATGGAAAGATGTTGAGTAAGCCATCAGGAAGTCAAACAATGCTGAACAGTTGTACCTTGCAGACCAACAAATACAG AaactttaaattcaaaccaGCTGGTGGTGGAGGATCTTTTCATgggttttcttcttttactACATTTCATGCCACTAATGATAAGAAGAAGAGcaagaaaagggaaaagaaaatggcaAAAGCAACAATTGGATCAAGTGCAAAGGTGGGGCTGGCGAAGGAAAAGAGGAGAACTCGATCTAACAAGGAGTATGAGTATGATTCGATTATTCAGGAATCAGATGCATCACACATTCCAGTGATGTTAGGTGAAGTGTTGGAGGTGTTCTCATCATTGAGGAGTATCAGCTCTTTCGTTGACTGTACACTTGGAGCTGCCGGTCATTCCTCTGCG ATAATCAGGGCCCATCCAGAGTTGAAACTTTTTATAGGAATGGATGTTGATCCTTTGGCACATGAAAAGGCTCGAGCTCACATCAATTCTCTCTTGGATGCCCATTCTGATTTGAAAGCACATATCtttctgaaaaattttagaCATATCAAATCTGTGCTTAGTGAGGTTGATGTGAATCTAGCAAACTCAGGGGTGGATGGCATATTAATGGACTTGGGAATGTCCTCTATGCAG GTGAATAATCCTAAAAGAGGTTTTAGCGTGCTTGGTAATGGGCCTCTTGACATGCGAATGGATCCTCAa GCAAGTCTGAAAGCAGAGGACATATTAAATTCATGGCCAGATACTGAATTAGGTCAAATCCTGCAAGAATATGGGGAAGAAAGCAACTGGCGAGTGCTTCTAAAAAAGATTGTTCAAGCTCGAAATCATGGTGGGTTGCATTCCACTGGTGAATTGGTAGATCTTATCCGGAGTGTGACTCCAGTGACTAAAG GGGGTAGACAAGGTTGGATAAAGACAGCAACACGGGTGTTTCAAGCTCTGAGAATTGCTGTGAACAATGAACTCAAGACATTGGAGAATTCCCTCTATGCTTCTTTTGATTGCCTTGCCCCTGGCGGTAGGCTTGCTGTCATTTCCTTTCACAGTTTGGAGGACAGAATTGTGAAACAAACATTTCTCAACATCATTGACCGCAACAAAGAAGACGGCAAACAGGGAAATGAAGACGAGAGAAGAGGAGATCTGAAACAGATCAGAAATGACAGCCAGGTAAACGAACTGTGGATTAAACAAATGATTGAAGGCTGGAATGGAACAATTCTCACTAAGAGACCGATAACACCATCTGAAGCAGAGGAAAGATTGAATCGCCGCAGCAGGAGTGCTAAGCTCAGGGTGATACAAAAGGCTTGA
- the LOC123204793 gene encoding ribosomal RNA small subunit methyltransferase H-like isoform X1, translating to MRGVKMMATSTQLEATARGAAYALLPSFLCSKFHSFDLKSVQVVKFHGKMLSKPSGSQTMLNSCTLQTNKYSRNFKFKPAGGGGSFHGFSSFTTFHATNDKKKSKKREKKMAKATIGSSAKVGLAKEKRRTRSNKEYEYDSIIQESDASHIPVMLGEVLEVFSSLRSISSFVDCTLGAAGHSSAIIRAHPELKLFIGMDVDPLAHEKARAHINSLLDAHSDLKAHIFLKNFRHIKSVLSEVDVNLANSGVDGILMDLGMSSMQVNNPKRGFSVLGNGPLDMRMDPQASLKAEDILNSWPDTELGQILQEYGEESNWRVLLKKIVQARNHGGLHSTGELVDLIRSVTPVTKGGRQGWIKTATRVFQALRIAVNNELKTLENSLYASFDCLAPGGRLAVISFHSLEDRIVKQTFLNIIDRNKEDGKQGNEDERRGDLKQIRNDSQVNELWIKQMIEGWNGTILTKRPITPSEAEERLNRRSRSAKLRVIQKA from the exons ATGAGAGGAGTGAAAATGATGGCGACTAGTACCCAGTTGGAAGCAACTGCAAGAGGAGCAGCTTACGCTTTGTTGCCGTCTTTTTTATGCTCCAAGTTTCACTCTTTCGATTT GAAGAGTGTTCAGGTGGTTAAGTTTCATGGAAAGATGTTGAGTAAGCCATCAGGAAGTCAAACAATGCTGAACAGTTGTACCTTGCAGACCAACAAATACAG CAGAaactttaaattcaaaccaGCTGGTGGTGGAGGATCTTTTCATgggttttcttcttttactACATTTCATGCCACTAATGATAAGAAGAAGAGcaagaaaagggaaaagaaaatggcaAAAGCAACAATTGGATCAAGTGCAAAGGTGGGGCTGGCGAAGGAAAAGAGGAGAACTCGATCTAACAAGGAGTATGAGTATGATTCGATTATTCAGGAATCAGATGCATCACACATTCCAGTGATGTTAGGTGAAGTGTTGGAGGTGTTCTCATCATTGAGGAGTATCAGCTCTTTCGTTGACTGTACACTTGGAGCTGCCGGTCATTCCTCTGCG ATAATCAGGGCCCATCCAGAGTTGAAACTTTTTATAGGAATGGATGTTGATCCTTTGGCACATGAAAAGGCTCGAGCTCACATCAATTCTCTCTTGGATGCCCATTCTGATTTGAAAGCACATATCtttctgaaaaattttagaCATATCAAATCTGTGCTTAGTGAGGTTGATGTGAATCTAGCAAACTCAGGGGTGGATGGCATATTAATGGACTTGGGAATGTCCTCTATGCAG GTGAATAATCCTAAAAGAGGTTTTAGCGTGCTTGGTAATGGGCCTCTTGACATGCGAATGGATCCTCAa GCAAGTCTGAAAGCAGAGGACATATTAAATTCATGGCCAGATACTGAATTAGGTCAAATCCTGCAAGAATATGGGGAAGAAAGCAACTGGCGAGTGCTTCTAAAAAAGATTGTTCAAGCTCGAAATCATGGTGGGTTGCATTCCACTGGTGAATTGGTAGATCTTATCCGGAGTGTGACTCCAGTGACTAAAG GGGGTAGACAAGGTTGGATAAAGACAGCAACACGGGTGTTTCAAGCTCTGAGAATTGCTGTGAACAATGAACTCAAGACATTGGAGAATTCCCTCTATGCTTCTTTTGATTGCCTTGCCCCTGGCGGTAGGCTTGCTGTCATTTCCTTTCACAGTTTGGAGGACAGAATTGTGAAACAAACATTTCTCAACATCATTGACCGCAACAAAGAAGACGGCAAACAGGGAAATGAAGACGAGAGAAGAGGAGATCTGAAACAGATCAGAAATGACAGCCAGGTAAACGAACTGTGGATTAAACAAATGATTGAAGGCTGGAATGGAACAATTCTCACTAAGAGACCGATAACACCATCTGAAGCAGAGGAAAGATTGAATCGCCGCAGCAGGAGTGCTAAGCTCAGGGTGATACAAAAGGCTTGA
- the LOC123203746 gene encoding 60S ribosomal protein L13-1-like, producing the protein MVKHNNVVPNGHFKKHWQNYVKTWFNQPARKNRRRIARQKKAVKIFPRPTAGPLRPIVHGQTLKYNMKLRAGRGFTLEELKAAGIPKKLAPTIGIAVDHRRKNRSLESLQANVQRLKTYKAKLVVFPRRARKVKAGDSAPEELATATQVQGPYMPITLEKPTVELVKVTPEMKSVKAYNKLRVERMNTRHVGARLKKAAEAEKEDKK; encoded by the exons ATGGTGAAGCATAACAACGTTGTGCCAAATGGGCACTTCAAAAAGCACTGGCAAAACTATGTCAAGACATGGTTTAACCAGCCCGCTAGGAAGAACAGGCGTCGCATTG CTCGTCAAAAGAAGGCCGTGAAGATCTTCCCTCGTCCAACCGCGGGCCCTCTCCGCCCCATCGTTCATGGCCAGACCTTGAAGTATAACATGAAGCTTAGGGCTGGTAGAGGCTTCACGCTTGAAGAGCTTAAA GCTGCAGGAATTCCCAAGAAGCTGGCTCCAACCATCGGTATAGCAGTGGACCATCGTCGCAAGAACCGATCCCTGGAGAGCCTTCAAGCCAATGTCCAGAGGCTGAAGACATACAAGGCCAAATTGGTTGTCTTCCCAAGACGTGCTCGCAAGGTCAAG GCTGGTGATTCTGCCCCAGAGGAATTGGCAACAGCAACCCAGGTACAAGGACCTTACATGCCAATCACCCTTGAGAAGCCAACTGTGGAGCTTGTGAAGGTTACTCCGGAGATGAAGTCTGTCAAGGCATACAACAAGCTCCGCGTGGAGCGGATGAACACTCGCCATGTTGGTGCAAGGCTGAAGAAGGCTGCTGAGGCTGAGAAGGAAGATAAAAAGTAG